CGCCTGTCTCTTTATCATAGCATGTAGATTTTGTATATATATAATCTTCAGTAATAAAGCTTCCATCTCTAAGCACAATAAAATCTAGTTTATCTTCTGAGAAAATATCAGATCCGAAGTGCACATCATCCTTCGTATCGACACCTAATAAATGCAGAAGTGTTGGCTTCACGTCAAGTTGACCTGTTACTTTAGAAATCATTTCTGGATTTTTATCAGTCACACCCGGTATATGAATAATGAATGGAACCTTTTGTAATTGTACGACATCTAACGGTGTGATGTCCTTCTCTAAAAACTCACCCATTGCTTTATTATGGTTTTCTGAAATACCATAATGATCACCATAAAACACGAGAATAGAATTTTCATATAAACCTTCTTGCTTTAATTGTTCAACAAAGCTTTTCAATGATTCATCCATATATCTTACCGTTGGGAAATAACGATTAAGTGTACGACTGTTTGACGTAAATTCATCTACCATTTTATCTTCTTCATCTAGCTCAAATGGGAAATGATTTGTTAACGTAATAAATTTTGTATAAAACGGTTGAGGTAATGTTTTAAGCTTCTCAACAGATTGATCAAAAAACTCAATATCTTTCAATCCCCAACCAATTGAATTTTCTTCGTTCACATCGTAATCTACTAATGAAAAGTAACGGTCATATCCAAGGTTAGGATAAATAACATCACGATTCCAAAAGCTTTTATTATTTGCATGAAAAACTGCGGAATAATAATCTTCTTCTTCTTTTAAAATCTCTGGTGTTGCACGGAACTCGTTTTCAGCATTCGTGAAGAAAACAGCTCCTCTACCTAAAGGATATAACGAGTTTTCAACTAAAAATTCTCCATCAGATGTTTTCCCTTGACCTGTCTGATGGTAAAAATTATCAAAGTAATAGCTTTCTTCAATTAAATCATTTAAAAATGGTGTAATTTCCTCGCCATTAATTGTTTCGTTAATCACAAAGCTTTGCAAAGATTCCATTGAAACCATAATGACATTGCGATCCTTTGCTATGCCAAAAAAGTCTTCATTTGGCTCTGTGTAATTTGCATTTAAATAGTTCTCAATTTCAACAAATTCACTGCTGTCTGCAAATGCTCTTTGTGCTTTTGTTTTTGACGTTAACACAAGATCATATATGTGATAATTGTACGACCCGATATTTTTCACAAGCATTTCACGATCAAATGTACGTGTTAACAACTGAGGACGTTCTGTTTCTGCAAGACCTAAGTTAAAAAATACAACTGCTGCGACCATTAAAAAATATGCCCTACGTTCTCTGTTTGTAAAAGTTGTTAGTGATGTACGTATATTGTTTTTACGCATAATGAAATATAAGATGAGCACATCTACAAACATAAAAATGTCAGTCACATGTAATAACTCAAAGATACTATTACCTAAATCTGCTAGATTATTAGCTTGAAAGAGTAAAGGTATCGTAATAAAATCTGTAAACTCTCGATAATACATTACATTTGCGAACAGGATAAAAGAAACAATAAAACTCGTAATAAGAATATATCGATTACGTCTTTTTTCTTTAATAAACAGTGCTATACCAAATACAATGAGTAAAAAGCTTAATGGGTTTATAAAAAGAATAAATTCTTGCTTCCAAGATTCAATTTTAATATCAAAACTAGTTTTATAGACAATATATGTCTTAATCCATAATAAAACTGTTGCTATAAGAATTATAGACATTTTTGACAATGATGATTTTTTCATACTGAATTCCTCCCTAGATCATTGCATATCTAATGGAAAATTTTTTGTATTTTTTTACATTTATAGGCTATTAACAAAAACAACTAATGGTTATCTTAATACTTTTTTTACTAAAATGCAAATTAAAATTAACTATCTACTGTTAAAATAATCTTTTTATCTTATTCACCGGTTACTATAATTAGACGAATGAACTAACAAAAAGTTTCATGTACTTTTATATTCAGAATTGTTCCAATAATAACACAACCTAGATGAACCATCTTTCGACAGCTTTTATGTTGCGCTATTTACGCTGTTGCTGCGCTAACTTGTGTGTAGCCATACAATGACATAAAAGCGTTCGTGGTAGCTGTTCTTATCAACGGTCAAATCTAAAAACATAACATCCTTCTACTTAACAGTTAACAAAGGTTATAAAAAATAGCCTAAGTATAATAAACATGACAAGTTAACGAGAAATCAATGTTAGTAAGAAATGCAAATTCAACTGAATATAAATGAACTGTAACTCTAATCCTTTAAAGAAAGTTAAATGTGTACTAACAGTTATAGTACAGAATATACAATACTTTGTCTTACTCTTCTTGTCAATGGGTATATCTAACACATCGACATTCAACTAGCTATAATGAGTGTAATATACTTGTATTACATCTTCTATCGTTATAGATGTCATTTTCCTTACAATGTTGTCACATAAATGAAAACAATGGACTCCTTTCTAGGTGAAAAAAAGTCGTTTTACTCAACCGTTTTGTAAAAAAGGTGCTATGAGCACTAAGATACTAGGTTCAATTTTCAGTTTGTAAAGCATCAATCAATGTAATAAAGGAGAAACAAAAAAAGGTTGACTATGTGTCAACCTTTGCGTTTTCCCCTATTGTTTATACATTCTTTTTTACTAACCATGCAGCTCCAATTACCCCGGCATCATTTCCTAAAGTAGCTAAAGAAATAGATACACCTTGTGCTACCCTTGGAAAAAGAAATTGATTGAATTGTTCAGTTACTTTATCCACTAAAATTGCGCCTGCGTGTGATACACCGCCGCCAATAATTATTTTTTTAGGGTTTAAACCATTTGCTAAACTAGCTAAAACAAATCCTAGATGAAAGGCCATATAATCAATTACTTCAAGTGCCAATTGATCTCCTTCTTTTGCCGTATCAAAAACTAGTTTTGCTGAAATTTGTCCTTGCTGTTCTGAAAACTCTCTTAATTTACTAGGAACGGTTGTTTGTTGAAGTTTTTCCTTAGCTACGCGAACGATTCCAGTTGCAGAAGCAATTGTTTCAATACACCCTTTTTTTCCACAGCTACATAAAGCACCATTTTCTAGTACAGAAGTAATATGACCAATTTCTCCACCTGCACCATTTATACCGTGGACGAGTTCACCATTAGCAATAATACCTCCTCCAACTCCAGTTCCTAACGTAACACAAATTAAGTCTTCAGCTCCTCCTCCTGCTCCCTTCCACATTTCACCAGCAGCAGCATTATTTGCATCATTATCGACAATAACGGGAAGGTCTGTTATCGCTTCCAAGTGACTTTTTAGAGAATAATTTTCCCAGCCTAAATTTCCAGCTACGTATACAACACCTGTTGCTGTATTTACTGGACCAGGAGCACCTACACCAATTCCAATTAAATCTTTTCGAGATTTTTGTAGCTGTGCTAGTTTATTATCTATAGCCTGCGCTATATGGTTTACTATATGTTCTCCATTGTCAGAAATATCTGTAGCAATTTCCCATTTTTCAATAATATTCCCTTCATTATCAACAAAGGCTAACTTTACTGTTGTTCCTCCAATATCTACGCCAACATACCATTTATTATCCATTCTATCTTTCATTCCTTTTATTAAATAAGTTTATCAATCGATACTACAAGAACTTTCTTTAAATGTATAAAAAATAATTGCTTTATACGTTTTATGCCCCGTCTTTCAAACGTTGAACTTCTTGACGAAGTAACAGTAGTGCCATCTGGTAGTCCTTTACATCTACAAGCTGTGATTGATATAGCTCTTTTAATTCAGATTCCATTAATTCAAGATCGGCAATTCTATCACCAATGTATATTATTGTACCATATTTTTTTAATAATTGTTGAACGTCATACAATGTCCTCATAATAATTATCTCCTAACGTCAGACTATTTCAAATCACTTGTACATCACTTACTTTATAAAGAAATAGCTTAGTTCGTCAAGCTGAATAACAAATAACAAAAAATGAGTGCCAAAGATGACACTCACGACAAATTAATTCTTTAGTTCGAGTGGGATTTTCAAATATGTGGAATAATTCCCCATGATTTGCTCCATACCCACATTATTTAACCATTTTACTAGCGATCTGGATCTTTTGGATGTAAAATTGTAGGTCTCCTGTTTTTCAATGGTATCGGCGCACGAACTAATACATCTCTGAAAGCTCGATAAGAGAAAGGTAAAAATGGCCACAAATAAGGTGTGTGGAATGATTTCATACGTGCTAGCATCACTAGCCATATCGTAATACTAATAACAAAGCCTGCTAGACCAAAAGTGGCAGTAAATAATAAGATTGCAATTCTTATTAACCTATTTGCCATACTCATTTCATAGCTAGGTGTGGCGAAAGTTCCAACAGCTACAACAGCAAAATAAAGAACAACTTCATTAATAAATATACCCACTTCGATTGCAACCTGACCAATTAAAATAGCTGCAACTAAGCCTAGCGCAGTTGCTAATGAAGATGGAGTATGTATAGATGCCATCCTTAACATATCCATACCTATTTCTATTAGCACAATCTGTAATAATAACGGAATTTCTCCTACATCCTTTGGAGCTAAATATTCCAGTCCTTCTGGTAATAATTCAGGATGGCTTGCAAATAAATACCACAATGGTAAAAGAAAGAGCGATGCCCAAATTGCTACAAAACGCACAAGACGCAAATACGCTCCTACAATTGGTTTATTTCGATATTCCTCTGCATGCTGTAAGTGATGCCAAAATGTTGTAGGCGTAATTATTACGCTAGGAGAACCATCGACAATAATAATGACATGTCCTTCATAAATATGAGCTGCTGCGGTGTCAGGTCTTTCCGTGTATCTAACTAACGGATAAGGGTTCCAATGTCTACCTGAAATAAATTCCTCAATTGTTTTTTCTGCCATAGGTATACCATCTGTATCTATTTTATTTAATGACTGCTTTATATCTTCTACTAGTCCTGTGTCCGCGATATCCTCTAAATAACAAATACATATATCTGTTTTTGACCGTCTACCAACTTGCATATACTCCATACGTAATGTTCGGTCACGTATTCGTCTCCTTGTTAATGCAGTATTAAAGACTATTGTTTCAACGTAACCATCCCTTGCACCTCGAACAACACGTTCAATATCTGGTTCCTCTGGACCCCTGACAGGATATGTTCTCGCATCAATGATAATGACATGTTCAATACCATCAACGACTAATGCTGTAGGCCCTGCCAACACAGCATCTACTACAGTCTCTAAATTATCTGTCTTTTCAACCTCCACATAAGGAATATAAGTTTTTAGAAGCTTTTGCAATACATCTTTTTCAAGTTGTTCTTCTGTTAACTCGGATAAGATTTTCATCAAATAATGGAGTATATCATCTTTAGCAAATCCATCAATTAAAAATAAGGCCATATCTCTTTTAGCATATTCAACGTCTAAATGAATAACATCAAAGCTCTTCTCAACACCCAATTCCTTGCGTAAAAATTGTATATTTTCAGCTATGTTTTCTGAAACAGGTGTTACTTTAGTTCTCATATCCATCTCATCACCACCAAACAAACTTCTTCCACCATCATTGACTCTATTTCAAAAAAAAATACCTTTGAATGATCTATTAGTGGATATTTGTACAAGTTGATTCATACATATTTATAAAATACCTGTTAATGGTTATCTACAACTATTTATCAAATAGGTAGTTTTATAGTGTATAAAGATGTACTAAGAAAGTAGCAATTTTCGTATTATTTGTTGTTTTTCTTACTAAGTACCAAACATAAATCCAGTTATCGTTTGTAGTATCCATGCATCTTTCATCGATGACCATCTAATAAAATCTATTTCTGAATGTTCTAAGTTGGTAACAATTGCAACGATGTTTTCGCATAGAGTAAGTCCTAAAATATGAGTTAGCTAGCTAGTTAACATCTTTCCTATGCTACGGAGGGTTAGTATGAAGAGACGATCGTTTTTTATCATTTTAGCTCTTTTTTCAATTTTCACAGCAATACTGTTCGTTTTTGTACAACATGACACTACACAAGAAAGCATCATTTACTTCCCTATAGATCCTGATGTAACGTTTACTCATACAGACAGCACACTTACGCTATTGGATAAACCAAAGAATAATAAATATATCATTGAATGGGATGTCACCTCAGTTTTAGATAGAGAAGCGTATTTAAGACAAGATATTTCTTTGCTGTATGCGAATGGGAGATTATTAGATACTCTCTCAGAGTGGGAGGATTACAGTGAGAAAATTGCCCAATACAAAAAAATCCAAGCGGATGAAAGCAGATACTTTGTGACAATCTCCTACCATCATGCTGAATTACATAATGATGATTTGAACATTAAAAGTAGCCAACAAATGAGTTTTGACGAGCTGTACGTAATTAATTCTTTATTTGCCCCCCTGCAATCATTTCGAATAGCGGAAAATAAGGAACAAAAGGAGTGGAAGTATGTTTTAGATCATGCTGTAAAACAGCAATTACAGTATAGTTGGAAGCGTTTAGTAGATCATTTTCAATTACCATTGAAAAATTATATACAAATTCCTCTTTCAGACATTGTACTATTTAATGACAAACCATTCATTAATAATAATGCTGAAAAGTCACAACAAATCCTGGGTAATTTATGGGAGGGGTTATACAAAAATTATTTCCTGGGCATTAAAAAAAAGGATGGTACTATTATAGAGCCAGTTGGTAGTACCATACCTCTTATTCTACTTAGTAAAGATTATACTCATCTGATTATTTTAATTGAAACAAGAGATGGTGAAGCTGTAAAACTTATTCAACAGATTCCTTCGAATTCATAAGTTGTGTATATAGTTCTTTATAATCTTTATTATTTGGTTTTATATCTAATGCATCTTCCGACAACTCTAAAGCTTGTTCATAGTTACCTTCATGTGTATAAATCAATGCTAAATTAAAATAAGCCTCATCATATAACGGTTCTATATCAATTACTGTTAGTAGGTTTTGTTTAGCTAAATCAAAGTTACCTTGTTTTATTTCTATATAAGATAATAAAAATAGTTGGTCTGCCTCATATTGATGGTCTTGTGATGTATTTCGCAATAAATCATAAGCCGCTTCGTAATCCTCCTTGTCTATATACTCTTGGGCAACTGACAGGGATACAGCAGGATCAAATTTAGGGTAAGAAAAACCTAAATAGGCAAACACAGAGACGAAAATCACAGTAGTTAATAAGAATATCGTCTGCTTCACTATGTGCTTATGTTTAGGTAAATGGACAATACTTGCCGCCAAGAAACCACCTATAAGCCCTCCTATATGTCCTGCATTATCAATTGATGGTATGCTAAACCCAAATAATAAATTGATGCCGATCACTATAAGTATATTCATACCCATTGTTCTAAAAAATAAGTTAGGGTGTATAACTCCAAAAAATAACAAAGCACCAAAGCATCCAAAGATCGCCCCGGATGCTCCTGCTGATAGTGAGGAACTTA
This sequence is a window from Bacillus sp. SM2101. Protein-coding genes within it:
- a CDS encoding LTA synthase family protein, giving the protein MKKSSLSKMSIILIATVLLWIKTYIVYKTSFDIKIESWKQEFILFINPLSFLLIVFGIALFIKEKRRNRYILITSFIVSFILFANVMYYREFTDFITIPLLFQANNLADLGNSIFELLHVTDIFMFVDVLILYFIMRKNNIRTSLTTFTNRERRAYFLMVAAVVFFNLGLAETERPQLLTRTFDREMLVKNIGSYNYHIYDLVLTSKTKAQRAFADSSEFVEIENYLNANYTEPNEDFFGIAKDRNVIMVSMESLQSFVINETINGEEITPFLNDLIEESYYFDNFYHQTGQGKTSDGEFLVENSLYPLGRGAVFFTNAENEFRATPEILKEEEDYYSAVFHANNKSFWNRDVIYPNLGYDRYFSLVDYDVNEENSIGWGLKDIEFFDQSVEKLKTLPQPFYTKFITLTNHFPFELDEEDKMVDEFTSNSRTLNRYFPTVRYMDESLKSFVEQLKQEGLYENSILVFYGDHYGISENHNKAMGEFLEKDITPLDVVQLQKVPFIIHIPGVTDKNPEMISKVTGQLDVKPTLLHLLGVDTKDDVHFGSDIFSEDKLDFIVLRDGSFITEDYIYTKSTCYDKETGEETDGSKCEPYEEKAKQELEYSDNIVYGDLLRFYDGTSYNENLTEEK
- a CDS encoding ROK family glucokinase; translated protein: MDNKWYVGVDIGGTTVKLAFVDNEGNIIEKWEIATDISDNGEHIVNHIAQAIDNKLAQLQKSRKDLIGIGVGAPGPVNTATGVVYVAGNLGWENYSLKSHLEAITDLPVIVDNDANNAAAGEMWKGAGGGAEDLICVTLGTGVGGGIIANGELVHGINGAGGEIGHITSVLENGALCSCGKKGCIETIASATGIVRVAKEKLQQTTVPSKLREFSEQQGQISAKLVFDTAKEGDQLALEVIDYMAFHLGFVLASLANGLNPKKIIIGGGVSHAGAILVDKVTEQFNQFLFPRVAQGVSISLATLGNDAGVIGAAWLVKKNV
- a CDS encoding YqgQ family protein; translated protein: MRTLYDVQQLLKKYGTIIYIGDRIADLELMESELKELYQSQLVDVKDYQMALLLLRQEVQRLKDGA
- a CDS encoding spore germination protein, with the translated sequence MDMRTKVTPVSENIAENIQFLRKELGVEKSFDVIHLDVEYAKRDMALFLIDGFAKDDILHYLMKILSELTEEQLEKDVLQKLLKTYIPYVEVEKTDNLETVVDAVLAGPTALVVDGIEHVIIIDARTYPVRGPEEPDIERVVRGARDGYVETIVFNTALTRRRIRDRTLRMEYMQVGRRSKTDICICYLEDIADTGLVEDIKQSLNKIDTDGIPMAEKTIEEFISGRHWNPYPLVRYTERPDTAAAHIYEGHVIIIVDGSPSVIITPTTFWHHLQHAEEYRNKPIVGAYLRLVRFVAIWASLFLLPLWYLFASHPELLPEGLEYLAPKDVGEIPLLLQIVLIEIGMDMLRMASIHTPSSLATALGLVAAILIGQVAIEVGIFINEVVLYFAVVAVGTFATPSYEMSMANRLIRIAILLFTATFGLAGFVISITIWLVMLARMKSFHTPYLWPFLPFSYRAFRDVLVRAPIPLKNRRPTILHPKDPDR